The proteins below come from a single Acidobacteriota bacterium genomic window:
- a CDS encoding alpha/beta fold hydrolase encodes MLRAAITAFLLTLLVALPGEAQSRYRAEPDPQSPAGIPYQRYFTRDTYNRRITFYVSGNPRERLPLVTVVLGSGAFSNFRREGERIVDAHGTVRQAFAGKAHIVAVEKPGVEFLEQPGHGRVEEIRGSLEFQAESALPRWVEAVSAALRAARTLPQVNTKQTLIIGHSEGALVAALVASENSFVTHAASLAGPGPTMLFELTRKAREGRLYPDLQNNPRQQVAQLDADIAAVRRDPSSTTKQAAGHSHIYWSSRWPHSTMRIFSRSRARIFLAHGTADRNISFVNFELMSEMLREHKRDVTSMRVEGADHGFRIAGPPSRDAWGDVINNLKNWFLP; translated from the coding sequence TTCCTGCTGACCCTCCTGGTCGCCCTACCGGGCGAAGCGCAGAGTCGATACCGTGCCGAGCCCGATCCGCAATCGCCGGCGGGCATACCTTACCAGCGTTACTTCACGCGAGACACATACAACCGGCGGATTACATTCTACGTTTCCGGTAATCCGCGTGAGCGGCTGCCGCTGGTTACAGTCGTCCTCGGTTCGGGGGCCTTCTCGAACTTCCGGCGCGAGGGTGAGCGCATCGTGGATGCGCACGGAACGGTGCGGCAAGCGTTTGCGGGGAAGGCGCACATTGTGGCGGTGGAAAAGCCCGGCGTCGAATTTCTGGAGCAGCCCGGTCATGGGAGAGTGGAGGAAATTCGCGGCTCCCTCGAATTTCAGGCGGAAAGCGCGTTGCCCCGGTGGGTGGAGGCGGTCTCCGCCGCGCTGCGAGCGGCGCGCACGTTGCCGCAAGTGAATACGAAGCAGACGCTTATTATCGGACATTCGGAGGGCGCGCTGGTGGCCGCGCTGGTGGCTTCGGAGAACTCCTTTGTGACGCACGCGGCCTCGCTGGCGGGACCGGGTCCGACGATGCTCTTCGAGTTGACGCGCAAGGCCCGCGAGGGGCGGCTCTATCCCGACTTGCAGAATAATCCGCGGCAGCAGGTGGCGCAACTTGATGCCGACATCGCCGCTGTTCGCCGTGATCCATCGAGTACCACGAAGCAGGCCGCGGGCCACTCGCATATCTATTGGTCCAGCCGCTGGCCCCATTCCACCATGCGCATTTTTTCGCGCAGCCGGGCGCGAATCTTTCTGGCGCACGGAACGGCCGACCGGAATATTTCCTTCGTGAACTTTGAGCTAATGTCCGAGATGTTGCGCGAGCACAAACGAGACGTTACCAGCATGCGCGTGGAAGGCGCGGATCACGGCTTCCGCATCGCCGGGCCACCATCGCGCGATGCCTGGGGAGACGTGATCAACAACTTGAAAAACTGGTTCCTGCCATAA
- a CDS encoding anaerobic glycerol-3-phosphate dehydrogenase subunit C, whose protein sequence is MNFDIRSKEFWDPEVTRKELLRVFDVCHGCRVCDTYCPSFVHLFQYTDENAGDVYTLSEPQIKQVVDECYQCKLCYVVCPYVPNHEWDIDYPRMIMRAHIVDKKETGFTMRDRMLGDIDLVGKLSSLAAPVVNWVNQNPKLRELMEKHFGIHKDRILPTFHAQTFETWSGKHNAPPTAPDAPKAALFYTCLINYNEPQIGRAAVAVMENNGIECAVPAQECCGLPFLDSGMTEQAVAKAEANVARLAPLVKKGYKIVVPSASCSYTMKLDYPNLVPTEDSRLVAANTMDLSEYLVGLHAEGKLAAEFTEEGLKQAGKIRYHQPCHLKAQNMGFKGQELMAIIPGAEVKRMQACSGHDGSWSVKKEYFEMSMTVGKPLFKFMKTEDCCTTTDCPLSAIQVEQATGKKPIHPIEVLARAYGVAPPQTKKGHDVHHAAKPALTAPPPPPPPMPMPGPDGDIDFSVH, encoded by the coding sequence ATGAACTTCGACATTCGATCCAAGGAATTCTGGGACCCGGAGGTAACGCGCAAAGAACTGCTGCGCGTCTTCGACGTCTGCCACGGCTGCCGCGTCTGCGACACCTACTGCCCATCTTTTGTGCATCTGTTCCAGTACACCGACGAGAACGCCGGCGACGTTTACACGCTGAGCGAGCCGCAGATCAAGCAGGTGGTGGACGAGTGCTACCAGTGCAAGCTTTGCTACGTCGTTTGCCCTTACGTCCCGAATCACGAGTGGGATATCGACTATCCGCGCATGATCATGCGCGCGCATATCGTGGACAAGAAAGAAACGGGCTTCACCATGCGGGATCGCATGTTGGGCGATATTGATCTGGTGGGAAAGCTCTCCAGCCTGGCCGCGCCCGTCGTCAACTGGGTGAATCAGAACCCCAAGCTGCGCGAGTTGATGGAGAAGCATTTCGGCATCCACAAGGACCGCATCCTGCCCACCTTCCACGCGCAGACATTCGAGACCTGGTCGGGCAAACACAATGCGCCGCCGACTGCTCCTGACGCTCCGAAGGCCGCGCTGTTCTACACCTGCCTGATTAACTATAACGAGCCGCAGATCGGCAGGGCCGCCGTGGCCGTGATGGAAAATAACGGCATCGAGTGCGCCGTGCCGGCTCAAGAGTGCTGCGGACTTCCCTTCCTCGATAGCGGCATGACTGAGCAGGCCGTGGCGAAAGCGGAGGCCAACGTCGCCCGGCTCGCTCCGCTGGTAAAGAAGGGCTACAAAATTGTCGTACCCAGCGCCAGTTGCAGCTACACAATGAAGCTCGATTATCCCAACCTGGTTCCCACCGAAGACTCGCGACTCGTGGCCGCCAACACCATGGACTTATCCGAGTATCTTGTCGGTCTGCACGCCGAGGGCAAGCTCGCTGCCGAGTTCACCGAGGAGGGTCTGAAGCAAGCCGGGAAGATTCGCTACCACCAGCCCTGCCATCTGAAGGCGCAGAACATGGGATTCAAAGGTCAGGAGTTGATGGCCATCATCCCCGGCGCCGAGGTCAAGCGCATGCAGGCCTGCTCGGGCCACGATGGAAGCTGGAGCGTTAAGAAAGAATACTTCGAGATGTCCATGACGGTGGGCAAGCCGCTATTCAAGTTCATGAAGACGGAGGATTGCTGCACCACCACGGACTGCCCTCTCTCCGCGATTCAGGTGGAGCAGGCCACCGGCAAGAAGCCCATCCATCCCATCGAGGTGCTGGCACGCGCCTATGGCGTCGCGCCGCCGCAGACCAAGAAAGGCCACGACGTGCATCATGCGGCCAAGCCCGCGCTCACGGCCCCGCCGCCACCGCCTCCACCAATGCCGATGCCAGGCCCCGACGGCGACATCGACTTCAGTGTGCATTAG
- a CDS encoding dienelactone hydrolase family protein produces the protein MDIIAEKIKTADGAEGYLARPKDGSAPGLLIHFEIFGVNDHIQDVCRRFAAEGYAAFAPDYYWREQTRTIPYAEVKTAFGMANKLKDSEIISDAASCIRHLRAQPFVKTGGMGTVGFCMGGRISILVATQLPAEIGAAVSFYGGGLAGEPRFAGLTMNTMDEAPKLKAPVLLFYGALDKMITHDLVDRFTGRLKELAKGHHSFVYPGADHGFFCNERPTYNAHAAADAWQKSLDFLKANL, from the coding sequence ATGGACATCATCGCAGAGAAGATTAAGACAGCGGACGGGGCGGAGGGCTATCTGGCCCGCCCAAAGGATGGTTCTGCCCCGGGGTTATTAATTCACTTTGAAATATTCGGCGTGAACGATCACATTCAGGATGTCTGCCGGCGTTTCGCGGCGGAGGGCTATGCGGCATTTGCTCCCGATTACTATTGGCGTGAGCAGACCCGCACGATCCCTTACGCGGAAGTTAAGACAGCCTTTGGAATGGCCAACAAGCTGAAGGACAGCGAGATCATCTCCGATGCCGCGAGCTGCATTCGGCACCTGCGGGCGCAGCCGTTCGTCAAGACGGGTGGGATGGGCACGGTGGGCTTCTGCATGGGTGGGCGCATCTCCATTCTGGTTGCGACCCAGCTTCCTGCGGAAATTGGCGCGGCGGTCAGCTTCTATGGGGGCGGGTTGGCGGGAGAGCCGCGCTTTGCGGGTCTGACGATGAATACAATGGACGAAGCGCCCAAGCTGAAAGCGCCCGTGCTGTTATTCTACGGCGCGCTCGACAAGATGATCACGCACGACCTCGTTGACCGTTTCACCGGACGGCTCAAGGAACTGGCGAAGGGTCATCATAGTTTCGTGTATCCAGGAGCGGATCACGGTTTCTTCTGCAACGAGAGGCCGACTTACAATGCGCATGCCGCTGCCGATGCCTGGCAGAAGAGTCTCGATTTTCTGAAGGCGAATCTGTAG
- a CDS encoding phosphatidylglycerophosphatase A produces MPSPTAASSSRWAVWLATGLGAGYLPKMPGTYGSVEGVIVFLALETGTRSLGLGRIWLAWALVLAVVVLTLLSVWITARALPHFSSNDPQVIVIDEIAGQSVTLLALAFWPPAAAWNWTHLVAGFILFRIFDISKPLFIRSLDKLPGAWGVVADDIGAGVVGGLLLWSWGYFG; encoded by the coding sequence ATGCCATCCCCTACCGCAGCATCCTCCAGTCGTTGGGCCGTATGGCTGGCCACCGGGTTGGGCGCAGGCTATCTGCCCAAGATGCCGGGCACCTATGGGTCAGTCGAAGGGGTGATCGTCTTTCTCGCTTTGGAGACCGGGACGCGCAGCCTGGGCCTGGGCAGAATCTGGTTGGCTTGGGCTTTGGTATTGGCAGTTGTCGTGCTTACTCTGCTATCGGTGTGGATCACGGCGCGGGCCCTGCCGCACTTCTCCAGCAACGATCCTCAAGTTATCGTCATCGACGAGATCGCCGGGCAGTCCGTTACTCTGTTGGCGTTGGCGTTCTGGCCCCCGGCGGCTGCGTGGAACTGGACGCATCTGGTCGCGGGCTTCATCCTGTTCCGCATCTTCGACATCTCCAAGCCGCTCTTCATTCGCAGTCTGGACAAATTGCCGGGCGCATGGGGCGTGGTCGCCGATGACATCGGAGCAGGCGTCGTTGGCGGACTCCTGCTGTGGAGCTGGGGCTACTTCGGTTGA
- a CDS encoding thymidine phosphorylase, which produces MRMTEIITQKRDGGELSPEEIGFFLQGIVKGEVPDFQASALLMAIYFNGLSDQEQYEWSNELLKLAVPMDLSDIPGVKISKHSTGGVGDKVSLIVGPLVAAAGISVPMIIGRGLAHTGGTLDKMESIAGFKTSLTAVEFKAALRKVNIAMMAPVEGLLPADKKLYALRNGSGSSECIPMIAGSILARKLAEGTDGLVLDVKVGSGALTKKMTDARRLAQIMVTVGKRMGRKVVALITEMDQPLGYAVGHALEVMEAIETLRGNGPDDLVQISLEIASRMVCLAHPDRSLDSAKEEIFQLLNDGKGLQKFRELIEAQGGNPQVIDSFELLPNASAEHVISSPRAGFVSRISADDIGRAVALIGRKTGVSDEALDAAVGIVLEHKVGDRINAGDRLCTIYYNDDSNLEEATATVEDAFRISTTAPDTRPLVYEVMQ; this is translated from the coding sequence ATGAGAATGACGGAAATTATTACTCAGAAGCGCGATGGCGGAGAGCTATCGCCTGAAGAGATCGGATTTTTCCTGCAAGGGATCGTCAAGGGCGAGGTGCCCGATTTCCAGGCCTCGGCCCTGCTAATGGCCATCTATTTCAATGGATTGTCGGACCAGGAGCAATACGAGTGGTCGAATGAGCTGCTCAAGCTGGCTGTTCCGATGGACTTGAGCGATATCCCTGGCGTGAAGATCAGCAAGCACTCCACGGGTGGCGTGGGCGACAAAGTCAGCTTGATAGTCGGCCCATTGGTGGCGGCGGCAGGCATCTCCGTTCCGATGATCATTGGACGTGGTTTGGCCCACACGGGCGGAACGCTCGACAAGATGGAGTCCATCGCAGGATTCAAGACAAGCCTTACTGCAGTGGAGTTTAAAGCGGCGCTGCGCAAGGTAAACATCGCGATGATGGCTCCCGTAGAGGGCTTACTTCCCGCCGACAAGAAGCTCTACGCACTGCGCAATGGCTCGGGATCGTCCGAGTGCATCCCCATGATTGCCGGCTCTATCCTCGCCCGCAAGCTGGCGGAAGGCACGGATGGACTGGTGCTGGATGTGAAGGTGGGCTCCGGCGCGCTGACCAAGAAAATGACCGACGCGCGGCGTCTGGCGCAGATCATGGTCACCGTTGGCAAGCGGATGGGACGCAAGGTGGTGGCTCTGATCACAGAGATGGATCAGCCCCTGGGATACGCAGTGGGCCACGCGCTGGAAGTGATGGAGGCCATCGAAACCCTGCGCGGAAATGGCCCCGATGATCTAGTACAGATCTCTCTGGAAATCGCTTCGCGCATGGTCTGCCTCGCACATCCGGATCGGAGCCTTGACAGCGCCAAGGAAGAGATATTCCAGTTGCTCAATGACGGCAAGGGTCTGCAGAAGTTCCGTGAACTCATTGAGGCTCAGGGCGGCAATCCGCAGGTGATCGACAGCTTTGAGTTGCTGCCAAACGCCTCGGCGGAGCACGTGATCTCCTCGCCACGCGCTGGATTTGTTTCGCGCATCTCAGCGGACGATATCGGCCGCGCTGTAGCACTCATCGGGCGGAAGACCGGTGTATCCGACGAGGCGCTCGATGCGGCGGTAGGCATCGTACTCGAGCATAAGGTGGGTGACCGCATCAACGCTGGTGACCGTCTCTGCACCATCTACTACAACGATGACTCCAATCTTGAAGAAGCCACCGCTACCGTGGAAGACGCTTTCCGCATCTCGACCACCGCTCCAGACACGCGGCCTCTGGTTTACGAGGTGATGCAATAG
- a CDS encoding NAD-dependent epimerase/dehydratase family protein, which translates to MKRLFITGGTGYMGRPLIPELQRIGWHVRALVRSGSENKLPQGCEAIIGDALHSNSYASQVRPADTFVHLVGVSHPNPAKAAEFRSVDFTALQASVAAAVESGCNHFVYVSVAQPAPVMKAYLQVRAECEEVIRGSGLHATILRPWYVLGPSHRWPYLLLPMYWVLERLPATRESAHRLGLITLDQMIRALVGAVERPCSGIRVLGVPELRRA; encoded by the coding sequence ATGAAGCGTCTCTTCATAACCGGCGGAACTGGCTACATGGGTCGCCCGCTCATCCCGGAGCTGCAGCGCATAGGATGGCACGTCCGCGCGTTGGTTCGCAGTGGCTCGGAGAATAAACTTCCGCAGGGTTGCGAGGCGATTATTGGCGACGCTCTGCATAGCAACTCGTACGCAAGTCAGGTTCGTCCGGCCGATACGTTTGTGCATCTGGTGGGAGTCTCTCACCCCAACCCTGCGAAGGCCGCGGAATTTCGGTCGGTCGATTTCACTGCGTTACAAGCCAGTGTTGCCGCTGCCGTGGAGTCTGGATGCAATCACTTTGTATACGTCAGCGTGGCGCAACCGGCCCCGGTCATGAAGGCTTATCTACAAGTTCGCGCCGAATGCGAGGAAGTGATTCGCGGCAGCGGACTCCATGCGACCATTCTGAGGCCGTGGTACGTGCTGGGTCCGAGCCATCGCTGGCCTTACCTGCTGCTGCCTATGTACTGGGTTCTGGAACGACTGCCGGCAACGAGGGAATCCGCCCACAGGCTGGGATTGATAACGCTGGATCAAATGATCCGCGCTCTCGTCGGCGCAGTGGAGAGACCTTGCTCGGGAATTCGAGTCCTCGGCGTGCCAGAATTGCGGCGGGCGTGA